From a region of the Chitinophaga caseinilytica genome:
- a CDS encoding type IX secretion system membrane protein PorP/SprF produces MRNKIIGMIFLATAATFPAAAQQEVQFSQYVFNGLAVNPAYAGYRGDGYLNATFRKQWVDFPGAPTTGIISFDGLPAWADNEKVGLGIQALWDKSGPQEYMSVSGAYAYRIPLNESGSRRLNLGLAVSVAQYSVTGNSLQLTDPNDPYAPTGKISAFKPDASFGMYYYTPNFYAGASVLQLFSQTLDNNVHIGGSQTEYLVIKRTRHVYFTTGCMINLDADVKLKPSIMIKEDFHGPTSFDLNLFALVSEKLWIGGSYRSSVPLLNKKTLQDGLRRANAASAMVEYFAGDKIRIGYSYDFALSGIASYQTGSHEISIGILFPRKQNGERIISPRYF; encoded by the coding sequence ATGCGCAACAAAATAATAGGGATGATCTTCCTCGCAACGGCGGCCACCTTTCCGGCCGCCGCCCAGCAGGAGGTGCAATTCAGCCAGTATGTGTTCAACGGGCTGGCCGTTAACCCTGCCTACGCCGGTTACCGGGGCGACGGTTACCTGAACGCCACCTTCCGGAAGCAATGGGTCGATTTTCCCGGTGCCCCCACCACAGGGATCATCTCTTTCGACGGACTGCCCGCATGGGCCGACAATGAAAAGGTCGGCCTCGGCATCCAGGCGCTGTGGGACAAGTCCGGTCCGCAGGAATACATGTCCGTTTCCGGGGCCTACGCCTACCGCATCCCGCTCAACGAATCGGGCTCCCGCCGGCTGAACCTCGGGCTGGCCGTCAGCGTTGCGCAATACAGCGTTACGGGCAATTCCCTCCAGCTCACCGATCCCAACGATCCCTACGCGCCTACGGGCAAGATCAGCGCCTTCAAGCCAGACGCCAGTTTCGGTATGTATTATTACACGCCGAACTTCTACGCCGGCGCCTCCGTGCTGCAGCTCTTCTCCCAAACGCTGGACAATAACGTGCATATCGGCGGCTCGCAAACCGAATACCTCGTCATCAAACGCACCCGCCACGTCTACTTCACCACCGGTTGCATGATCAACCTCGACGCCGATGTGAAACTGAAACCTTCGATCATGATCAAGGAAGATTTTCACGGCCCCACCAGCTTCGATCTCAACCTGTTCGCCCTCGTGTCTGAAAAACTCTGGATCGGCGGTTCGTACCGTTCCTCCGTGCCACTGCTCAACAAAAAAACATTGCAGGACGGACTGCGGAGGGCCAACGCAGCCAGCGCCATGGTGGAATATTTCGCGGGAGACAAGATCAGGATCGGTTATTCGTACGACTTCGCGCTGAGCGGCATCGCCAGCTACCAGACGGGCTCGCACGAGATTTCGATCGGTATCCTCTTCCCCCGGAAACAAAATGGAGAACGGATCATCAGTCCGCGGTATTTCTAA
- a CDS encoding OmpA family protein, which translates to MNIRAIWQLSGLLCIGAGLVANTASAQEQRTARDRAEVHYLRYEYRKAAVFFEEAAKRKFFKTEQLRMLADCYRQLDEYDKAVDSYRKITESKDALPADFLHYADALKSTGDYATAKEVYGRYREKGGAEAAARIAGCDSAIAWMAAAPPVITNLRHLNTSAADWGATWNGNGQFVFTSDSLRSSMLDPKQKASLQQYRRTGNAFQKLYLADTVHRNPDAIVVRGFDNVLNDFRYHVGPVAFSPGGDTAYITVTSPGKPVAQKVGRHERYRTRRLELFVSVRGRNGWQAPAPFAYNNAQYSIGHAAVSADGKILYFTADMPGGQGKTDIWFCEQKADGTWSAPRNCGAAINTPEEEAFLTVNEAGWLYFSSKGHPGMGGFDLFVAEGAGQHWNHPINLKSGYNSPGDDFHLKSGPTGTEIFASNRKGGMGGDDLYGLVPEIAAKPSIETGKKIFILETTVFKQGSEQPAAGATVLLTDENRNDYWTLHTQDDGKAYMVLTDGHRYVVSASGPGNGWSATKTFTAGKEDTVKIGLQLQAGVPRPGAIMHLVSIYFDRDGYRLRPESLSALDSLADMMERFPGLEVELGAHTDSRHTHAYNITLSERRATAAANYLVSKGIDRARLKTVGYGESRLTNKCADGVECTEEEHQQNRRMEARILKR; encoded by the coding sequence ATGAACATACGTGCGATATGGCAACTGTCTGGCCTCCTATGCATTGGGGCGGGCCTCGTGGCGAACACCGCTTCCGCGCAGGAGCAGCGTACAGCCAGAGACAGGGCTGAGGTACATTACCTCCGGTACGAATACAGGAAAGCCGCCGTTTTTTTCGAAGAAGCGGCCAAAAGGAAATTTTTCAAAACGGAACAGCTGCGGATGCTCGCCGATTGCTACCGCCAGCTCGATGAATACGACAAGGCCGTAGACAGCTACCGCAAAATCACGGAAAGTAAAGACGCCCTTCCGGCGGATTTCCTCCATTACGCCGACGCGCTGAAGAGCACCGGCGATTACGCCACGGCGAAGGAAGTGTACGGCCGCTACCGCGAAAAAGGCGGCGCCGAAGCAGCAGCCCGCATCGCCGGCTGCGATTCCGCCATCGCCTGGATGGCCGCTGCGCCGCCGGTGATCACGAACCTCCGGCACCTCAATACCTCGGCGGCCGACTGGGGCGCCACCTGGAACGGGAACGGGCAGTTCGTTTTCACTTCAGACAGCCTGCGCTCCTCCATGCTCGACCCGAAACAGAAGGCTTCCCTGCAGCAATACCGCCGCACCGGCAACGCCTTCCAGAAATTATATCTGGCCGATACCGTGCACCGCAACCCAGACGCTATCGTGGTCCGCGGGTTCGATAACGTACTGAACGATTTCAGGTACCACGTTGGCCCGGTGGCCTTTTCTCCGGGAGGTGACACGGCGTATATCACCGTAACGAGCCCCGGCAAGCCGGTAGCCCAGAAAGTGGGCCGCCACGAAAGATATCGCACCCGCAGACTGGAATTGTTCGTGAGCGTCAGGGGCCGGAATGGCTGGCAAGCGCCCGCGCCCTTCGCTTACAACAACGCGCAATATTCCATCGGCCACGCCGCCGTTTCGGCCGACGGGAAAATACTTTATTTCACGGCAGACATGCCCGGCGGACAGGGGAAAACAGATATCTGGTTTTGCGAACAGAAGGCAGATGGCACCTGGAGCGCGCCGCGGAACTGCGGAGCAGCCATCAATACGCCCGAAGAAGAAGCCTTTCTCACGGTGAACGAAGCCGGCTGGCTGTACTTCTCCAGCAAAGGGCATCCGGGCATGGGCGGCTTCGACTTGTTCGTAGCTGAAGGAGCGGGCCAGCACTGGAACCATCCCATCAACCTGAAATCAGGCTACAATTCCCCGGGCGATGATTTTCACCTGAAAAGCGGCCCCACCGGCACCGAAATTTTCGCCTCCAACCGCAAAGGTGGAATGGGCGGCGATGACCTCTATGGGCTCGTGCCCGAGATCGCGGCGAAACCTTCCATCGAAACCGGCAAAAAAATATTCATACTGGAAACCACCGTCTTCAAACAGGGATCAGAACAACCAGCCGCCGGGGCCACGGTGTTGCTGACGGACGAGAACCGCAACGACTACTGGACGCTGCATACGCAGGATGATGGAAAAGCATACATGGTGCTCACGGACGGTCACCGGTATGTTGTATCAGCGTCGGGCCCCGGTAATGGCTGGTCAGCAACGAAAACGTTCACCGCCGGGAAAGAGGACACGGTGAAGATAGGCTTGCAGCTGCAGGCAGGCGTTCCCCGCCCCGGCGCCATCATGCACCTGGTGAGTATCTACTTCGACCGCGATGGCTACCGCCTCCGCCCCGAAAGCCTCTCCGCGCTGGATTCCCTGGCAGATATGATGGAACGCTTCCCCGGGCTGGAAGTGGAACTGGGCGCGCATACCGACAGCCGGCATACGCACGCCTACAACATCACGCTGTCTGAACGCCGCGCTACCGCCGCCGCCAATTACCTCGTGAGCAAAGGCATCGACAGGGCCAGGCTCAAAACCGTGGGCTACGGCGAAAGCCGCCTGACGAACAAATGTGCCGACGGCGTGGAATGCACCGAAGAAGAACATCAGCAGAACCGCCGCATGGAAGCGCGGATCCTCAAACGATAA
- a CDS encoding PQQ-binding-like beta-propeller repeat protein — protein MPLPFLPQFKSIFLLAPLAAVSLSTHAQSWQFKGEGRFFSAPTLTGNTILAGSSAGHLYAIDLHSGKQRWKFSAKKEIATQPCIAGNTAVVGSYDGHYYGVNVKNGQAVWTFKTGGERKNGGKGLWSMKPDTDYMEDVYDFFLSAPATNGKSVFFGSSDSSIYALDAATGKLKWKFRTQGPVHGGAAYSNNTVVIGSWDTYIYALDANTGKLRWKFKTGTDTQYGGVLEGIQARPVVADGRVYVGARDAKFRAIDLATGQLIWTYDGGNAWISGTAVADGEHVYVGTSDSYLLLKLDAKTGKEIFRNKGGGYVFGAPAVGKNLVAYGDFTGRMYLLNKDSLDVFSTFDTPGRKAHGTSTLDRDQIDFLFLAAGAVPEKYSTTLLVMDKLYALGPITAAPLIAGKSVIVAATDGTVYAIPLPDQP, from the coding sequence ATGCCCCTTCCCTTCCTCCCACAATTCAAAAGCATTTTCCTCCTGGCTCCCCTGGCCGCAGTCAGCCTTTCCACGCACGCACAATCCTGGCAGTTCAAGGGTGAAGGCCGGTTCTTCAGCGCCCCGACGCTTACTGGCAACACGATACTGGCGGGAAGTTCCGCGGGGCACCTATATGCAATTGATTTGCATTCCGGCAAACAGCGATGGAAATTCTCCGCAAAAAAAGAGATCGCCACACAACCCTGCATCGCCGGCAACACGGCCGTGGTAGGGAGTTACGACGGGCATTATTATGGTGTGAATGTGAAAAACGGACAGGCCGTCTGGACGTTCAAAACCGGCGGGGAAAGGAAGAACGGCGGCAAAGGGCTTTGGTCGATGAAACCCGATACCGATTATATGGAAGACGTGTACGATTTCTTCCTCTCCGCTCCCGCAACCAACGGCAAAAGTGTGTTCTTCGGCAGCAGCGACAGTTCCATCTACGCGCTCGACGCCGCTACCGGTAAACTCAAATGGAAATTCCGAACACAAGGCCCCGTCCATGGCGGCGCGGCGTATAGCAACAATACGGTCGTGATCGGCAGTTGGGACACCTACATATATGCGCTCGATGCCAATACCGGAAAGCTCAGATGGAAATTCAAAACCGGGACAGACACCCAATACGGCGGCGTCCTCGAAGGCATACAGGCGCGCCCGGTAGTCGCAGACGGACGTGTATACGTAGGCGCGCGCGACGCGAAGTTCCGCGCCATCGACCTGGCTACCGGCCAGCTCATCTGGACGTACGACGGCGGCAACGCCTGGATCTCCGGCACCGCGGTGGCAGACGGTGAACATGTTTACGTGGGCACGTCCGACTCCTATCTACTGCTGAAGCTCGACGCCAAAACCGGGAAAGAGATCTTCCGCAACAAAGGCGGCGGCTACGTTTTCGGCGCACCGGCGGTCGGCAAAAACCTGGTCGCCTACGGCGATTTCACGGGCCGGATGTACCTGCTCAACAAAGATTCGCTGGACGTGTTCAGTACCTTCGACACCCCGGGTCGCAAAGCCCACGGCACCTCCACGCTCGACCGCGACCAGATCGATTTCCTGTTCCTCGCCGCCGGCGCGGTACCGGAAAAATACAGCACCACGCTTCTCGTGATGGACAAGCTCTACGCCCTCGGCCCCATTACCGCCGCGCCGCTCATCGCCGGAAAATCGGTGATCGTTGCGGCTACCGACGGCACCGTGTACGCCATCCCACTCCCCGATCAACCATAA
- a CDS encoding RNA polymerase sigma factor: protein MGFSLTGQSDNFLLEECRNGNPRAFDELFDRYSARLHHYGLKYIDDAHQAEEAMLDVMLWLWQKCDQVPPDVQLAPYLFRAMKNAVVRTVTRQRNFTVPLEHLGESVPAGTLDADSRIRERQLETAWLEELGQLSEQRQKAFRLSRLEELSHAEIAREMKLSPFTVKNHIKACLSQFRERLKDYADLSTAIVICILTL, encoded by the coding sequence ATGGGATTTTCGTTAACGGGACAATCGGATAACTTTTTGCTGGAGGAATGCAGGAACGGCAATCCCCGGGCATTCGACGAGCTGTTTGACCGTTATTCCGCCCGGCTCCATCATTACGGCCTCAAATACATTGACGATGCCCACCAGGCCGAAGAAGCCATGCTCGACGTTATGCTCTGGCTCTGGCAGAAATGCGACCAGGTGCCCCCAGACGTGCAGCTCGCTCCCTACCTTTTCCGCGCCATGAAAAACGCGGTAGTGCGCACGGTGACCCGCCAACGCAATTTCACCGTTCCCCTCGAGCACCTTGGCGAAAGTGTGCCCGCCGGTACCCTGGACGCCGACAGCCGCATCCGCGAGCGGCAGCTGGAAACCGCCTGGCTGGAAGAGCTGGGCCAGCTCAGCGAGCAACGCCAGAAAGCGTTCCGCCTCAGCCGGCTGGAAGAATTGTCGCACGCCGAAATAGCCCGGGAAATGAAGCTTTCGCCCTTTACCGTCAAGAATCATATCAAAGCCTGCCTTTCCCAATTCCGTGAGCGGTTGAAAGACTACGCCGACCTCAGCACCGCCATTGTTATCTGTATATTAACTCTCTGA
- a CDS encoding FecR family protein, translated as MTNQVDSPHIHRYLDRLCTPMEQARVEAFLQLPEGRELLNAVLEARMAADMEESASAVVPAETRAQWKAKLAERMFGDGSAPAKVVPMRKWFKAAMWAAVIGGAGWMGARMLKHAQREPAMVMASKQTANGRRAVVRLTDGSVVHLGAGSSLRYPESFSGDAREVFLDGEAFFEIAEKPGQPFMVHSGEVRTTVLGTSFRVSAFNGRQALVAVATGKVRVDHVKDGVPQELAVLTPGEELNWEQTGGKFHVAEVKATDVEAWKGGRLVFHSKPLLEIAKELERWYGVEIAIGKESISDQKITVTLSGAAPLDKTMQLLAAGGGFSYITQGGKVTIH; from the coding sequence ATGACGAATCAAGTCGACAGCCCACACATACACCGCTATCTCGATCGCCTTTGCACGCCCATGGAGCAGGCGCGGGTGGAAGCATTCCTCCAGCTGCCGGAAGGCCGCGAACTGCTAAACGCCGTTCTCGAAGCCCGGATGGCTGCGGATATGGAGGAAAGCGCCTCCGCAGTGGTTCCCGCCGAAACGCGCGCGCAATGGAAAGCGAAGCTCGCGGAAAGAATGTTCGGGGATGGAAGCGCCCCCGCCAAAGTGGTCCCCATGCGCAAATGGTTCAAAGCCGCCATGTGGGCCGCAGTGATCGGCGGCGCGGGATGGATGGGCGCACGGATGCTGAAGCACGCGCAGCGCGAACCGGCCATGGTCATGGCTTCCAAGCAAACGGCCAATGGCCGCCGCGCGGTAGTGCGGTTGACGGACGGGTCGGTAGTACACCTCGGCGCCGGAAGCAGCCTGCGCTACCCGGAATCGTTCAGCGGCGATGCCCGCGAAGTATTCCTCGACGGCGAAGCATTCTTCGAAATAGCAGAAAAACCCGGACAGCCGTTCATGGTGCATTCCGGCGAAGTGCGGACCACCGTGCTGGGCACCTCGTTCCGCGTGAGCGCGTTCAACGGCAGGCAGGCCCTGGTGGCCGTGGCTACGGGCAAAGTGCGGGTAGACCATGTGAAAGACGGCGTTCCGCAGGAACTGGCGGTGCTGACGCCGGGCGAGGAACTGAACTGGGAACAGACCGGTGGAAAATTCCACGTAGCGGAAGTAAAAGCGACAGACGTGGAAGCCTGGAAAGGCGGAAGGTTGGTATTCCACAGCAAGCCGCTGTTGGAGATCGCGAAAGAACTGGAACGCTGGTACGGCGTAGAGATCGCGATCGGCAAGGAAAGTATTTCAGATCAGAAAATAACGGTAACCCTTTCCGGCGCGGCGCCGCTCGACAAAACGATGCAGCTGCTGGCCGCGGGAGGAGGGTTTTCCTATATCACCCAAGGGGGAAAAGTCACCATTCATTAA
- a CDS encoding TonB-dependent receptor — MKCSFIFLLIQLTCVSLLLAGTATGQDLSARLDLRLTNAGVRESLLLIEKESGVRFLLPESLLENTGKKITLHQPGISVKDALAHVFAGTELTYKLLNGYVVVVRKPVPIRVSGRVLDGKSKEPLPGVSIRVKGTSSGAVTDVSGNFAIDIPEEGATLVFSLMGYDAKEVKVAKGTTSISVMLNTASRQLGEVTVNARRKTNTEITVLQERKNAAIVQDAISAQQIERTASITTTQALQRVSGVTVTDDKYVAIRGLGDRSVIGQLNGVRLASSDPDRSAIPLDLVPASLLDNITIFKTVTPDKPADAAAGIVELKTKSIPDKATLEIIAQTGFNSNIGMGGKMNSFYNSELGFFGGKVNEKNLSPEFLNLSKQYPGGLGQIQTLIANSQHDPAMRQEANRINRIMHGFDPVLTTRYKQAPLNQLYSATYGNSFKVLKNKQLGLVLGANYYRRASDVYGGELTQYSIYQGVITGNPQVYSPRSIPNYITPNSLYMGKYQTYKENTGTETLNYGTLAGLSFRFSPRHEISMQYLGSWGSEAQAVNMYGQYQYTGLPGEVNSTIYSLKQTRRSLNTFNLQGEHKFTASAYSPRLSYNMASSSSSQNDPDFRFVTLTDYKPRNGAYYWRPSVSPASGQGTWNHTDHLYALNSGYVNGYGTYGIIQAEPNGRRWRNLEETNWNYKADVTLPFPLFGRKQEFKTGVNYLNRDRTFRENMFFLPGSNFAPNGALTLYDVAGNLDRFVSADVIGIRPVAGGTGEGADKVGGYLYNSQKSPNNYTGFFETNAFYGMLDMRILENLRLAGGVRFEKTNIQSAVDTSDVYLDPALTKKNDDGQSVPVMMIDPNTVYKTSYKPYYAANLTYTLHENMNFRMAYNTTLARPELRELTNVFEFDAFQMGLVVGNPNLVNQHTENLDFRWEWFPAAGEVISVSAFGKRIQNQLVKVFSLKTDGLAAKYPEYPTIQFQNDPNRGTVWGVELELVKDLGRLSPAFRNFFIGTNLLLAQSNIKKTQERYSANKSLDRHTPENSPLFEQAPFSLNGWLNYKNARSGTDLTATFNMVGERLVQINLTGEPDLYTRPVPMLDLVFSQTLGKRLLFKGYMKNILNPAIETVYANPGTGGKWYGNRYVNRSFKRGAEIMLGFTYKLL; from the coding sequence ATGAAATGCTCGTTTATCTTCCTGCTGATCCAACTTACCTGCGTGAGCCTGCTGCTGGCCGGCACGGCCACCGGGCAAGACCTTTCCGCCCGGCTCGATCTCCGGCTGACCAATGCCGGTGTGCGGGAAAGCCTGCTCCTGATCGAAAAGGAAAGCGGTGTGCGCTTCCTGCTCCCCGAATCGCTGCTGGAGAACACCGGCAAAAAGATCACCCTGCATCAGCCCGGTATCTCCGTGAAAGATGCGCTGGCGCATGTTTTTGCGGGAACGGAACTGACCTATAAACTATTGAACGGATATGTGGTAGTGGTCCGCAAGCCCGTTCCCATCCGCGTTTCCGGGCGGGTGCTCGACGGGAAGTCGAAAGAGCCGCTGCCCGGGGTGTCGATCCGTGTGAAGGGGACTTCCAGCGGCGCAGTGACGGATGTATCCGGCAATTTCGCGATCGATATTCCCGAAGAGGGCGCTACACTGGTATTCAGCCTGATGGGATATGACGCGAAGGAAGTAAAAGTTGCAAAGGGCACCACTTCGATTTCCGTAATGCTCAATACCGCGTCGCGCCAATTGGGCGAAGTGACGGTGAACGCCCGCAGGAAAACGAACACCGAAATCACGGTGCTCCAGGAACGCAAGAACGCCGCCATCGTGCAAGACGCCATTTCGGCGCAGCAGATCGAGCGCACCGCTTCCATCACCACCACCCAAGCCCTGCAACGGGTGAGCGGCGTAACGGTGACAGACGATAAGTACGTGGCCATCCGCGGGCTGGGCGACCGCTCCGTGATCGGGCAGCTCAACGGCGTGCGCCTCGCATCCTCCGACCCCGACCGCAGCGCCATTCCCCTCGATCTCGTGCCCGCAAGTCTCCTCGATAACATCACCATCTTCAAAACCGTTACGCCCGATAAACCGGCAGACGCCGCCGCAGGGATCGTGGAGCTGAAAACCAAATCCATCCCCGACAAAGCCACACTGGAGATCATCGCGCAGACGGGCTTCAATTCCAACATCGGGATGGGCGGGAAGATGAACAGTTTCTATAACAGCGAGCTCGGTTTTTTCGGCGGGAAAGTGAATGAGAAAAACCTTTCCCCCGAATTCCTCAACCTTTCCAAACAATATCCCGGCGGGCTGGGCCAGATACAAACGCTCATCGCCAACAGCCAGCACGACCCCGCCATGCGCCAGGAAGCCAATCGCATCAACCGCATCATGCACGGATTCGATCCTGTGCTGACCACCCGCTACAAACAGGCGCCCCTCAACCAGCTGTATTCCGCTACATACGGCAACAGCTTCAAGGTGCTGAAGAATAAACAGCTGGGCCTCGTGCTGGGCGCCAACTATTACCGCCGCGCGAGCGATGTGTATGGCGGCGAGCTTACACAGTACAGCATTTACCAGGGCGTGATCACGGGAAACCCACAGGTGTACAGCCCGCGGAGTATCCCGAATTACATCACGCCGAACAGCCTCTACATGGGCAAATACCAGACGTACAAGGAAAATACCGGCACCGAAACCCTCAACTACGGTACCCTCGCGGGGCTTTCGTTCCGCTTCAGTCCGCGCCACGAGATCAGCATGCAATACCTCGGCAGCTGGGGCTCCGAAGCGCAGGCCGTGAACATGTACGGCCAATATCAATACACCGGCCTGCCCGGCGAAGTGAACAGCACGATCTATTCCCTCAAGCAAACGCGCCGCAGCCTCAACACGTTCAACCTGCAGGGCGAGCACAAGTTCACCGCATCGGCGTATTCGCCGCGGCTGAGCTATAACATGGCATCTTCCTCGTCTTCCCAGAACGATCCCGATTTCCGGTTCGTAACGCTGACGGATTATAAACCCCGCAACGGCGCCTATTACTGGCGGCCTTCGGTAAGCCCGGCAAGCGGACAGGGCACCTGGAACCATACCGATCATCTCTACGCCCTGAACTCCGGATATGTGAACGGGTACGGCACCTACGGCATCATCCAGGCGGAGCCAAACGGCCGCCGGTGGCGCAATCTGGAAGAAACGAACTGGAACTACAAAGCCGATGTCACCCTTCCGTTCCCGCTGTTCGGCCGGAAACAGGAATTCAAAACCGGTGTCAATTACCTGAATCGCGACCGCACTTTCCGGGAAAACATGTTCTTTTTGCCCGGCTCCAACTTCGCGCCGAACGGTGCGCTCACGCTGTACGACGTTGCCGGTAATCTCGACAGGTTCGTCAGTGCCGATGTGATCGGCATCAGGCCGGTTGCCGGCGGAACGGGCGAAGGGGCGGACAAAGTCGGCGGTTACCTGTACAACAGCCAGAAATCACCGAACAACTACACCGGCTTCTTCGAAACGAATGCGTTCTACGGTATGCTCGACATGCGCATCCTTGAAAACCTGCGCCTGGCGGGTGGTGTGCGGTTCGAGAAAACGAATATCCAGTCGGCCGTGGATACGTCCGACGTATATCTCGATCCGGCATTGACGAAGAAAAACGACGACGGGCAATCCGTTCCCGTCATGATGATCGACCCGAACACCGTTTACAAAACATCCTACAAACCCTACTACGCGGCCAACCTGACCTACACGCTCCACGAGAACATGAATTTCCGCATGGCCTACAACACCACACTGGCGCGGCCGGAGCTGCGCGAGCTTACGAACGTGTTCGAGTTCGATGCGTTCCAGATGGGCCTGGTAGTGGGGAACCCCAACCTCGTGAACCAGCATACCGAAAACCTCGACTTCCGTTGGGAATGGTTTCCGGCGGCGGGGGAAGTGATCTCCGTGTCGGCCTTCGGCAAGCGCATCCAGAACCAGCTCGTGAAAGTGTTCAGCTTGAAAACGGACGGCCTGGCGGCGAAGTATCCCGAATATCCCACCATTCAATTCCAGAACGATCCCAACCGCGGTACGGTTTGGGGCGTGGAACTGGAACTGGTGAAGGATTTGGGAAGATTGTCGCCCGCATTCCGCAACTTCTTCATCGGCACCAACCTGCTCCTCGCGCAAAGCAATATCAAGAAAACGCAGGAGCGGTACAGCGCCAATAAATCGCTGGACAGGCATACGCCGGAAAACAGTCCGCTTTTCGAACAGGCGCCTTTCAGCCTCAATGGCTGGCTCAACTACAAGAACGCACGTTCCGGTACCGACCTCACGGCCACGTTCAACATGGTAGGGGAGCGGCTGGTGCAGATCAATCTCACCGGCGAGCCCGATCTCTACACCCGGCCCGTGCCCATGCTCGACCTCGTGTTTTCGCAGACGCTGGGCAAACGCCTGTTGTTCAAGGGGTATATGAAAAATATCCTCAATCCCGCGATCGAAACGGTGTACGCCAATCCCGGAACGGGTGGCAAATGGTACGGCAACCGGTATGTGAACCGCAGCTTCAAGCGCGGCGCGGAAATCATGCTGGGCTTTACTTACAAGCTGTTATAA
- a CDS encoding fasciclin domain-containing protein: MFQTIKKYILSLSVLAALGACSHDELEQVNKAQAFRPAGDFIRNNYDLSLTYAAMQRAGITEALNGKGPFTVLAPGNTAWNRIGIMRAEDFQRLDADSLRNMLNYHIINRRLLLAEIPVNGIDVRYATLYDNKELFTTFATHQQGYPQYPQNHLFFNGSYCTKKEVTLANGTLYVLDKVIKYNPGTVQDWLSQRPEYSLFVAGLKKFGLWEQLAQAGPFTVFAPENAAFEAAGLDLATLNAMNADAYIGARLFGVYIVPRSHYFIGDFLAFNTIYGTGGFTAKIEGDTHNRAIRADRINVQGDVTYTLSVFTPNDPWSPIGGAMGTVAARSDFQTDNGLVHNLPQLLIKPDQARKNQ; the protein is encoded by the coding sequence ATGTTTCAAACCATCAAAAAATATATCCTGTCTCTTTCCGTACTGGCGGCGCTCGGCGCCTGCAGCCACGACGAACTGGAACAGGTCAACAAAGCGCAGGCGTTCAGGCCGGCCGGCGATTTCATCCGGAATAACTACGACCTGTCGCTCACCTACGCCGCCATGCAAAGGGCCGGCATAACGGAGGCGCTCAACGGGAAAGGGCCGTTTACGGTGCTGGCCCCGGGCAATACCGCCTGGAACCGGATAGGGATCATGCGGGCGGAAGACTTCCAGCGGCTGGATGCGGACAGTCTTCGCAACATGCTCAACTACCACATCATCAACCGCAGGCTGCTTCTCGCCGAAATCCCCGTGAACGGGATCGACGTCCGCTACGCCACACTCTATGACAACAAGGAGCTGTTTACTACGTTCGCCACGCATCAGCAGGGATATCCCCAATACCCACAGAACCATTTGTTCTTCAACGGTTCGTATTGCACCAAGAAGGAAGTGACGCTGGCCAACGGTACGCTGTACGTGCTGGACAAAGTGATCAAATATAACCCGGGTACCGTGCAGGACTGGCTGTCCCAAAGGCCGGAATACAGTTTGTTCGTAGCGGGACTGAAGAAATTCGGCCTCTGGGAACAGCTGGCGCAGGCGGGCCCTTTTACCGTGTTCGCCCCGGAAAATGCGGCGTTCGAAGCCGCAGGGCTCGACCTGGCTACGCTGAATGCTATGAACGCGGATGCGTATATCGGGGCGCGGCTGTTTGGCGTGTACATCGTTCCCCGCAGCCATTATTTCATCGGCGACTTCCTGGCTTTTAACACGATCTATGGAACGGGAGGATTTACGGCGAAGATAGAAGGGGATACGCATAACCGGGCCATCCGGGCCGATCGGATCAATGTGCAGGGAGATGTGACTTACACCCTGTCGGTTTTTACGCCAAACGATCCCTGGAGCCCCATCGGCGGCGCCATGGGCACGGTGGCGGCCCGCAGCGATTTTCAGACGGATAACGGGCTGGTGCACAATCTGCCCCAATTATTGATCAAGCCCGACCAGGCGCGGAAAAACCAATGA